The following proteins come from a genomic window of Loxodonta africana isolate mLoxAfr1 chromosome 19, mLoxAfr1.hap2, whole genome shotgun sequence:
- the MMP11 gene encoding stromelysin-3 isoform X6: protein MAPASGLRGAAPRALLFPLLLLLLLPPPPPLLARASRPPDTHRHQPVRRGPQRWHAALPGSLAPASATQEYSWPKSGPRRPRCGVPDPPDEPSTRNRQKRFVLSGGRWEKTDLTYRILRFPWQLVQEQVRQTVAEALQVWSKVTPLTFTEVHEGRADIMIDFTRYWHGDNLPFDGPGGILAHAFFPKTHREGDVHFDYDETWTVGDNQGTDLLQVAAHEFGHVLGLQHTTAAKALMSPFYTFRYPPSLSPDDRRGIQHLYGQPWSTPASSAPAPGPQAGVDTNDIAPLEPEAPPDACEASFDAASTIRGELFFFKGDFVWRLRGGQLQPGYPALASHHWQGLPSPVDAAFEDAQGHIWFFQGTQYWVYNGEKPVLGPAPLSDLGLVGSPVHAALVWGPEKNKIYFFHGGDYWRFHSSTNRVDSPVPRRATDWRGVPSEIDAAFQDADGYAYFLQGHLYWKFDPVKVKVLEGFPRLVGPDFFGCAKAANTFH from the exons ATGGCTCCGGCTTCTGGCCTCCGCGGCGCGGCCCCGCGCGCCCTGCTCTTCCCGCTgctattgctgctgctgctgccgccgccgccgccgctgctggCCCGCGCCTCGCGGCCGCCG GACACCCACCGCCACCAACCTGTGAGAAGGGGACCACAACGCTGGCATGCAGCTCTTCCCGGTAGCCTGGCACCTGCCTCTGCCACCCAGGAGTATTCTTGGCCCAAAAGTGGCCCCAGACGGCCCCGCTGTGGTGTGCCTGATCCACCTGATGAGCCAAGCACCCGCAACCGCCAAAAGCGGTTTGTGCTGTCGGGCGGGCGCTGGGAGAAGACAGACCTCACATACAG GATCCTCCGGTTCCCATGGCAGCTGGTGCAAGAGCAGGTGCGGCAGACGGTGGCCGAGGCCCTGCAGGTGTGGAGCAAGGTGACGCCACTCACCTTCACCGAGGTGCATGAGGGCCGCGCTGACATCATGATCGACTTCACCAG ATATTGGCATGGGGACAACCTGCCGTTTGATGGGCCTGGGGGCATCCTGGCCCATGCCTTCTTCCCTAAGACCCACCGAGAAGGGGACGTCCACTTCGACTATGACGAGACCTGGACAGTTGGGGACAACCAGG GCACAGACCTCCTGCAGGTGGCAGCCCATGAATTTGGCCACGTGCTGGGGCTGCAGCACACAACGGCAGCCAAGGCCCTCATGTCCCCTTTCTATACCTTTCGTTACCCACCGAGTCTCAGCCCAGATGACCGAAGGGGCATCCAGCACCTATATGGCCAGCCCTGGTCAACCCCCGCCTCCAgtgccccagccccaggccctcaGGCTGGCGTGGACACCAACGACATTGCTCCCCTGGAG CCGGAAGCCCCACCAGATGCCTGTGAGGCCTCCTTCGATGCAGCCTCCACCATCCGGGGCGAGCTTTTTTTCTTCAAGGGGGACTTCGTGTGGCGGCTTCGTGGAGGCCAGCTGCAGCCTGGCTACCCCGCACTGGCCTCTCACCACTGGCAGGGGCTGCCCAGCCCCGTGGATGCCGCCTTTGAGGATGCCCAGGGCCACATCTGGTTCTTCCAAG GCACTCAGTACTGGGTGTACAATGGTGAGAAGCCAGTCCTGGGCCCTGCACCCCTCTCTGATCTGGGCCTGGTGGGGTCCCCAGTCCACGCCGCTTTGGTCTGGGGCCCCGAGAAGAATAAGATCTACTTCTTCCATGGTGGGGACTATTGGCGCTTCCACTCCAGCACCAACCGAGTAGACAGCCCTGTGCCCCGCCGGGCCACTGACTGGCGAGGGGTGCCCTCAGAGATCGACGCAGCTTTCCAGGATGCTGATG GCTACGCCTACTTCCTGCAGGGCCACCTCTACTGGAAGTTTGACCCTGTGAAGGTGAAGGTCTTGGAAGGCTTTCCCCGCCTTGTGGGCCCTGACTTCTTTGGCTGTGCCAAGGCTGCTAACACCTTCCACTGA
- the MMP11 gene encoding stromelysin-3 isoform X3, producing MAPASGLRGAAPRALLFPLLLLLLLPPPPPLLARASRPPDTHRHQPVRRGPQRWHAALPGSLAPASATQEYSWPKSGPRRPRCGVPDPPDEPSTRNRQKRFVLSGGRWEKTDLTYRPSSSHRILRFPWQLVQEQVRQTVAEALQVWSKVTPLTFTEVHEGRADIMIDFTRYWHGDNLPFDGPGGILAHAFFPKTHREGDVHFDYDETWTVGDNQGTDLLQVAAHEFGHVLGLQHTTAAKALMSPFYTFRYPPSLSPDDRRGIQHLYGQPWSTPASSAPAPGPQAGVDTNDIAPLEPEAPPDACEASFDAASTIRGELFFFKGDFVWRLRGGQLQPGYPALASHHWQGLPSPVDAAFEDAQGHIWFFQGTQYWVYNGEKPVLGPAPLSDLGLVGSPVHAALVWGPEKNKIYFFHGGDYWRFHSSTNRVDSPVPRRATDWRGVPSEIDAAFQDADGAWGGHLAVVGALRLSQGAFISGPCSNTFPSSETKAKEVPGLAWSLSHNGKIVNTAHWAGRAPASRTS from the exons ATGGCTCCGGCTTCTGGCCTCCGCGGCGCGGCCCCGCGCGCCCTGCTCTTCCCGCTgctattgctgctgctgctgccgccgccgccgccgctgctggCCCGCGCCTCGCGGCCGCCG GACACCCACCGCCACCAACCTGTGAGAAGGGGACCACAACGCTGGCATGCAGCTCTTCCCGGTAGCCTGGCACCTGCCTCTGCCACCCAGGAGTATTCTTGGCCCAAAAGTGGCCCCAGACGGCCCCGCTGTGGTGTGCCTGATCCACCTGATGAGCCAAGCACCCGCAACCGCCAAAAGCGGTTTGTGCTGTCGGGCGGGCGCTGGGAGAAGACAGACCTCACATACAG GCCTTCCTCCTCCCACAGGATCCTCCGGTTCCCATGGCAGCTGGTGCAAGAGCAGGTGCGGCAGACGGTGGCCGAGGCCCTGCAGGTGTGGAGCAAGGTGACGCCACTCACCTTCACCGAGGTGCATGAGGGCCGCGCTGACATCATGATCGACTTCACCAG ATATTGGCATGGGGACAACCTGCCGTTTGATGGGCCTGGGGGCATCCTGGCCCATGCCTTCTTCCCTAAGACCCACCGAGAAGGGGACGTCCACTTCGACTATGACGAGACCTGGACAGTTGGGGACAACCAGG GCACAGACCTCCTGCAGGTGGCAGCCCATGAATTTGGCCACGTGCTGGGGCTGCAGCACACAACGGCAGCCAAGGCCCTCATGTCCCCTTTCTATACCTTTCGTTACCCACCGAGTCTCAGCCCAGATGACCGAAGGGGCATCCAGCACCTATATGGCCAGCCCTGGTCAACCCCCGCCTCCAgtgccccagccccaggccctcaGGCTGGCGTGGACACCAACGACATTGCTCCCCTGGAG CCGGAAGCCCCACCAGATGCCTGTGAGGCCTCCTTCGATGCAGCCTCCACCATCCGGGGCGAGCTTTTTTTCTTCAAGGGGGACTTCGTGTGGCGGCTTCGTGGAGGCCAGCTGCAGCCTGGCTACCCCGCACTGGCCTCTCACCACTGGCAGGGGCTGCCCAGCCCCGTGGATGCCGCCTTTGAGGATGCCCAGGGCCACATCTGGTTCTTCCAAG GCACTCAGTACTGGGTGTACAATGGTGAGAAGCCAGTCCTGGGCCCTGCACCCCTCTCTGATCTGGGCCTGGTGGGGTCCCCAGTCCACGCCGCTTTGGTCTGGGGCCCCGAGAAGAATAAGATCTACTTCTTCCATGGTGGGGACTATTGGCGCTTCCACTCCAGCACCAACCGAGTAGACAGCCCTGTGCCCCGCCGGGCCACTGACTGGCGAGGGGTGCCCTCAGAGATCGACGCAGCTTTCCAGGATGCTGATGGTGCGTGGGGGGGGCATCTGGCAGTGGTGGGTGCCCTCCGCCTGTCCCAGGGGGCCTTCATCTCAGGTCCCTGTTCCAATACCTTCCCCTCCTCAGAGACCAAGGCCAAAGAGGTGCCAGGACTTGCCTGGTCCCTCAGTCATAATGGTAAAATAGTTAACACTGCACACTGGGCAGGCAGGGCCCCAGCCAGCAGAACTTCTTAG
- the MMP11 gene encoding stromelysin-3 isoform X4 — protein sequence MKGWARHLAGPGLGWAEQPLPEIRPRSPGAQDFPLITLFLLVSPVGSVMSPFTKDTHRHQPVRRGPQRWHAALPGSLAPASATQEYSWPKSGPRRPRCGVPDPPDEPSTRNRQKRFVLSGGRWEKTDLTYRPSSSHRILRFPWQLVQEQVRQTVAEALQVWSKVTPLTFTEVHEGRADIMIDFTRYWHGDNLPFDGPGGILAHAFFPKTHREGDVHFDYDETWTVGDNQGTDLLQVAAHEFGHVLGLQHTTAAKALMSPFYTFRYPPSLSPDDRRGIQHLYGQPWSTPASSAPAPGPQAGVDTNDIAPLEPEAPPDACEASFDAASTIRGELFFFKGDFVWRLRGGQLQPGYPALASHHWQGLPSPVDAAFEDAQGHIWFFQGTQYWVYNGEKPVLGPAPLSDLGLVGSPVHAALVWGPEKNKIYFFHGGDYWRFHSSTNRVDSPVPRRATDWRGVPSEIDAAFQDADGYAYFLQGHLYWKFDPVKVKVLEGFPRLVGPDFFGCAKAANTFH from the exons ATGAAGGGGTGGGCACGCCACCTTGCAGGCCCTGGCCTGGGCTGGGCAGAACAGCCTCTGCCGGAAATCAGACCCCGTTCACCAGGTGCCCAGGACTTTCCACTCATTACCTTGTTTCTTCTCGTCAGCCCTGTGGGAAGTGTTATGTCCCCATTTACCAAG GACACCCACCGCCACCAACCTGTGAGAAGGGGACCACAACGCTGGCATGCAGCTCTTCCCGGTAGCCTGGCACCTGCCTCTGCCACCCAGGAGTATTCTTGGCCCAAAAGTGGCCCCAGACGGCCCCGCTGTGGTGTGCCTGATCCACCTGATGAGCCAAGCACCCGCAACCGCCAAAAGCGGTTTGTGCTGTCGGGCGGGCGCTGGGAGAAGACAGACCTCACATACAG GCCTTCCTCCTCCCACAGGATCCTCCGGTTCCCATGGCAGCTGGTGCAAGAGCAGGTGCGGCAGACGGTGGCCGAGGCCCTGCAGGTGTGGAGCAAGGTGACGCCACTCACCTTCACCGAGGTGCATGAGGGCCGCGCTGACATCATGATCGACTTCACCAG ATATTGGCATGGGGACAACCTGCCGTTTGATGGGCCTGGGGGCATCCTGGCCCATGCCTTCTTCCCTAAGACCCACCGAGAAGGGGACGTCCACTTCGACTATGACGAGACCTGGACAGTTGGGGACAACCAGG GCACAGACCTCCTGCAGGTGGCAGCCCATGAATTTGGCCACGTGCTGGGGCTGCAGCACACAACGGCAGCCAAGGCCCTCATGTCCCCTTTCTATACCTTTCGTTACCCACCGAGTCTCAGCCCAGATGACCGAAGGGGCATCCAGCACCTATATGGCCAGCCCTGGTCAACCCCCGCCTCCAgtgccccagccccaggccctcaGGCTGGCGTGGACACCAACGACATTGCTCCCCTGGAG CCGGAAGCCCCACCAGATGCCTGTGAGGCCTCCTTCGATGCAGCCTCCACCATCCGGGGCGAGCTTTTTTTCTTCAAGGGGGACTTCGTGTGGCGGCTTCGTGGAGGCCAGCTGCAGCCTGGCTACCCCGCACTGGCCTCTCACCACTGGCAGGGGCTGCCCAGCCCCGTGGATGCCGCCTTTGAGGATGCCCAGGGCCACATCTGGTTCTTCCAAG GCACTCAGTACTGGGTGTACAATGGTGAGAAGCCAGTCCTGGGCCCTGCACCCCTCTCTGATCTGGGCCTGGTGGGGTCCCCAGTCCACGCCGCTTTGGTCTGGGGCCCCGAGAAGAATAAGATCTACTTCTTCCATGGTGGGGACTATTGGCGCTTCCACTCCAGCACCAACCGAGTAGACAGCCCTGTGCCCCGCCGGGCCACTGACTGGCGAGGGGTGCCCTCAGAGATCGACGCAGCTTTCCAGGATGCTGATG GCTACGCCTACTTCCTGCAGGGCCACCTCTACTGGAAGTTTGACCCTGTGAAGGTGAAGGTCTTGGAAGGCTTTCCCCGCCTTGTGGGCCCTGACTTCTTTGGCTGTGCCAAGGCTGCTAACACCTTCCACTGA
- the MMP11 gene encoding stromelysin-3 isoform X2, producing MKGWARHLAGPGLGWAEQPLPEIRPRSPGAQDFPLITLFLLVSPVGSVMSPFTKDTHRHQPVRRGPQRWHAALPGSLAPASATQEYSWPKSGPRRPRCGVPDPPDEPSTRNRQKRFVLSGGRWEKTDLTYRILRFPWQLVQEQVRQTVAEALQVWSKVTPLTFTEVHEGRADIMIDFTRYWHGDNLPFDGPGGILAHAFFPKTHREGDVHFDYDETWTVGDNQGTDLLQVAAHEFGHVLGLQHTTAAKALMSPFYTFRYPPSLSPDDRRGIQHLYGQPWSTPASSAPAPGPQAGVDTNDIAPLEPEAPPDACEASFDAASTIRGELFFFKGDFVWRLRGGQLQPGYPALASHHWQGLPSPVDAAFEDAQGHIWFFQGTQYWVYNGEKPVLGPAPLSDLGLVGSPVHAALVWGPEKNKIYFFHGGDYWRFHSSTNRVDSPVPRRATDWRGVPSEIDAAFQDADGAWGGHLAVVGALRLSQGAFISGPCSNTFPSSETKAKEVPGLAWSLSHNGKIVNTAHWAGRAPASRTS from the exons ATGAAGGGGTGGGCACGCCACCTTGCAGGCCCTGGCCTGGGCTGGGCAGAACAGCCTCTGCCGGAAATCAGACCCCGTTCACCAGGTGCCCAGGACTTTCCACTCATTACCTTGTTTCTTCTCGTCAGCCCTGTGGGAAGTGTTATGTCCCCATTTACCAAG GACACCCACCGCCACCAACCTGTGAGAAGGGGACCACAACGCTGGCATGCAGCTCTTCCCGGTAGCCTGGCACCTGCCTCTGCCACCCAGGAGTATTCTTGGCCCAAAAGTGGCCCCAGACGGCCCCGCTGTGGTGTGCCTGATCCACCTGATGAGCCAAGCACCCGCAACCGCCAAAAGCGGTTTGTGCTGTCGGGCGGGCGCTGGGAGAAGACAGACCTCACATACAG GATCCTCCGGTTCCCATGGCAGCTGGTGCAAGAGCAGGTGCGGCAGACGGTGGCCGAGGCCCTGCAGGTGTGGAGCAAGGTGACGCCACTCACCTTCACCGAGGTGCATGAGGGCCGCGCTGACATCATGATCGACTTCACCAG ATATTGGCATGGGGACAACCTGCCGTTTGATGGGCCTGGGGGCATCCTGGCCCATGCCTTCTTCCCTAAGACCCACCGAGAAGGGGACGTCCACTTCGACTATGACGAGACCTGGACAGTTGGGGACAACCAGG GCACAGACCTCCTGCAGGTGGCAGCCCATGAATTTGGCCACGTGCTGGGGCTGCAGCACACAACGGCAGCCAAGGCCCTCATGTCCCCTTTCTATACCTTTCGTTACCCACCGAGTCTCAGCCCAGATGACCGAAGGGGCATCCAGCACCTATATGGCCAGCCCTGGTCAACCCCCGCCTCCAgtgccccagccccaggccctcaGGCTGGCGTGGACACCAACGACATTGCTCCCCTGGAG CCGGAAGCCCCACCAGATGCCTGTGAGGCCTCCTTCGATGCAGCCTCCACCATCCGGGGCGAGCTTTTTTTCTTCAAGGGGGACTTCGTGTGGCGGCTTCGTGGAGGCCAGCTGCAGCCTGGCTACCCCGCACTGGCCTCTCACCACTGGCAGGGGCTGCCCAGCCCCGTGGATGCCGCCTTTGAGGATGCCCAGGGCCACATCTGGTTCTTCCAAG GCACTCAGTACTGGGTGTACAATGGTGAGAAGCCAGTCCTGGGCCCTGCACCCCTCTCTGATCTGGGCCTGGTGGGGTCCCCAGTCCACGCCGCTTTGGTCTGGGGCCCCGAGAAGAATAAGATCTACTTCTTCCATGGTGGGGACTATTGGCGCTTCCACTCCAGCACCAACCGAGTAGACAGCCCTGTGCCCCGCCGGGCCACTGACTGGCGAGGGGTGCCCTCAGAGATCGACGCAGCTTTCCAGGATGCTGATGGTGCGTGGGGGGGGCATCTGGCAGTGGTGGGTGCCCTCCGCCTGTCCCAGGGGGCCTTCATCTCAGGTCCCTGTTCCAATACCTTCCCCTCCTCAGAGACCAAGGCCAAAGAGGTGCCAGGACTTGCCTGGTCCCTCAGTCATAATGGTAAAATAGTTAACACTGCACACTGGGCAGGCAGGGCCCCAGCCAGCAGAACTTCTTAG
- the MMP11 gene encoding stromelysin-3 isoform X1, with product MKGWARHLAGPGLGWAEQPLPEIRPRSPGAQDFPLITLFLLVSPVGSVMSPFTKDTHRHQPVRRGPQRWHAALPGSLAPASATQEYSWPKSGPRRPRCGVPDPPDEPSTRNRQKRFVLSGGRWEKTDLTYRPSSSHRILRFPWQLVQEQVRQTVAEALQVWSKVTPLTFTEVHEGRADIMIDFTRYWHGDNLPFDGPGGILAHAFFPKTHREGDVHFDYDETWTVGDNQGTDLLQVAAHEFGHVLGLQHTTAAKALMSPFYTFRYPPSLSPDDRRGIQHLYGQPWSTPASSAPAPGPQAGVDTNDIAPLEPEAPPDACEASFDAASTIRGELFFFKGDFVWRLRGGQLQPGYPALASHHWQGLPSPVDAAFEDAQGHIWFFQGTQYWVYNGEKPVLGPAPLSDLGLVGSPVHAALVWGPEKNKIYFFHGGDYWRFHSSTNRVDSPVPRRATDWRGVPSEIDAAFQDADGAWGGHLAVVGALRLSQGAFISGPCSNTFPSSETKAKEVPGLAWSLSHNGKIVNTAHWAGRAPASRTS from the exons ATGAAGGGGTGGGCACGCCACCTTGCAGGCCCTGGCCTGGGCTGGGCAGAACAGCCTCTGCCGGAAATCAGACCCCGTTCACCAGGTGCCCAGGACTTTCCACTCATTACCTTGTTTCTTCTCGTCAGCCCTGTGGGAAGTGTTATGTCCCCATTTACCAAG GACACCCACCGCCACCAACCTGTGAGAAGGGGACCACAACGCTGGCATGCAGCTCTTCCCGGTAGCCTGGCACCTGCCTCTGCCACCCAGGAGTATTCTTGGCCCAAAAGTGGCCCCAGACGGCCCCGCTGTGGTGTGCCTGATCCACCTGATGAGCCAAGCACCCGCAACCGCCAAAAGCGGTTTGTGCTGTCGGGCGGGCGCTGGGAGAAGACAGACCTCACATACAG GCCTTCCTCCTCCCACAGGATCCTCCGGTTCCCATGGCAGCTGGTGCAAGAGCAGGTGCGGCAGACGGTGGCCGAGGCCCTGCAGGTGTGGAGCAAGGTGACGCCACTCACCTTCACCGAGGTGCATGAGGGCCGCGCTGACATCATGATCGACTTCACCAG ATATTGGCATGGGGACAACCTGCCGTTTGATGGGCCTGGGGGCATCCTGGCCCATGCCTTCTTCCCTAAGACCCACCGAGAAGGGGACGTCCACTTCGACTATGACGAGACCTGGACAGTTGGGGACAACCAGG GCACAGACCTCCTGCAGGTGGCAGCCCATGAATTTGGCCACGTGCTGGGGCTGCAGCACACAACGGCAGCCAAGGCCCTCATGTCCCCTTTCTATACCTTTCGTTACCCACCGAGTCTCAGCCCAGATGACCGAAGGGGCATCCAGCACCTATATGGCCAGCCCTGGTCAACCCCCGCCTCCAgtgccccagccccaggccctcaGGCTGGCGTGGACACCAACGACATTGCTCCCCTGGAG CCGGAAGCCCCACCAGATGCCTGTGAGGCCTCCTTCGATGCAGCCTCCACCATCCGGGGCGAGCTTTTTTTCTTCAAGGGGGACTTCGTGTGGCGGCTTCGTGGAGGCCAGCTGCAGCCTGGCTACCCCGCACTGGCCTCTCACCACTGGCAGGGGCTGCCCAGCCCCGTGGATGCCGCCTTTGAGGATGCCCAGGGCCACATCTGGTTCTTCCAAG GCACTCAGTACTGGGTGTACAATGGTGAGAAGCCAGTCCTGGGCCCTGCACCCCTCTCTGATCTGGGCCTGGTGGGGTCCCCAGTCCACGCCGCTTTGGTCTGGGGCCCCGAGAAGAATAAGATCTACTTCTTCCATGGTGGGGACTATTGGCGCTTCCACTCCAGCACCAACCGAGTAGACAGCCCTGTGCCCCGCCGGGCCACTGACTGGCGAGGGGTGCCCTCAGAGATCGACGCAGCTTTCCAGGATGCTGATGGTGCGTGGGGGGGGCATCTGGCAGTGGTGGGTGCCCTCCGCCTGTCCCAGGGGGCCTTCATCTCAGGTCCCTGTTCCAATACCTTCCCCTCCTCAGAGACCAAGGCCAAAGAGGTGCCAGGACTTGCCTGGTCCCTCAGTCATAATGGTAAAATAGTTAACACTGCACACTGGGCAGGCAGGGCCCCAGCCAGCAGAACTTCTTAG
- the MMP11 gene encoding stromelysin-3 isoform X7, whose product MKGWARHLAGPGLGWAEQPLPEIRPRSPGAQDFPLITLFLLVSPVGSVMSPFTKDTHRHQPVRRGPQRWHAALPGSLAPASATQEYSWPKSGPRRPRCGVPDPPDEPSTRNRQKRFVLSGGRWEKTDLTYRPSSSHRILRFPWQLVQEQVRQTVAEALQVWSKVTPLTFTEVHEGRADIMIDFTRYWHGDNLPFDGPGGILAHAFFPKTHREGDVHFDYDETWTVGDNQGTDLLQVAAHEFGHVLGLQHTTAAKALMSPFYTFRYPPSLSPDDRRGIQHLYGQPWSTPASSAPAPGPQAGVDTNDIAPLEPEAPPDACEASFDAASTIRGELFFFKGDFVWRLRGGQLQPGYPALASHHWQGLPSPVDAAFEDAQGHIWFFQDEGAPGRGKGLSTQLLAQRLVVRVYPETSWKKGLVIYFRKISP is encoded by the exons ATGAAGGGGTGGGCACGCCACCTTGCAGGCCCTGGCCTGGGCTGGGCAGAACAGCCTCTGCCGGAAATCAGACCCCGTTCACCAGGTGCCCAGGACTTTCCACTCATTACCTTGTTTCTTCTCGTCAGCCCTGTGGGAAGTGTTATGTCCCCATTTACCAAG GACACCCACCGCCACCAACCTGTGAGAAGGGGACCACAACGCTGGCATGCAGCTCTTCCCGGTAGCCTGGCACCTGCCTCTGCCACCCAGGAGTATTCTTGGCCCAAAAGTGGCCCCAGACGGCCCCGCTGTGGTGTGCCTGATCCACCTGATGAGCCAAGCACCCGCAACCGCCAAAAGCGGTTTGTGCTGTCGGGCGGGCGCTGGGAGAAGACAGACCTCACATACAG GCCTTCCTCCTCCCACAGGATCCTCCGGTTCCCATGGCAGCTGGTGCAAGAGCAGGTGCGGCAGACGGTGGCCGAGGCCCTGCAGGTGTGGAGCAAGGTGACGCCACTCACCTTCACCGAGGTGCATGAGGGCCGCGCTGACATCATGATCGACTTCACCAG ATATTGGCATGGGGACAACCTGCCGTTTGATGGGCCTGGGGGCATCCTGGCCCATGCCTTCTTCCCTAAGACCCACCGAGAAGGGGACGTCCACTTCGACTATGACGAGACCTGGACAGTTGGGGACAACCAGG GCACAGACCTCCTGCAGGTGGCAGCCCATGAATTTGGCCACGTGCTGGGGCTGCAGCACACAACGGCAGCCAAGGCCCTCATGTCCCCTTTCTATACCTTTCGTTACCCACCGAGTCTCAGCCCAGATGACCGAAGGGGCATCCAGCACCTATATGGCCAGCCCTGGTCAACCCCCGCCTCCAgtgccccagccccaggccctcaGGCTGGCGTGGACACCAACGACATTGCTCCCCTGGAG CCGGAAGCCCCACCAGATGCCTGTGAGGCCTCCTTCGATGCAGCCTCCACCATCCGGGGCGAGCTTTTTTTCTTCAAGGGGGACTTCGTGTGGCGGCTTCGTGGAGGCCAGCTGCAGCCTGGCTACCCCGCACTGGCCTCTCACCACTGGCAGGGGCTGCCCAGCCCCGTGGATGCCGCCTTTGAGGATGCCCAGGGCCACATCTGGTTCTTCCAAG ATGAAGGAGCCCCTGGGAGGGGCAAaggattaagcactcagctgctagctcaaaggttggtggttcgagtctatccagagacatcttggaagaaaggtctggtgatctacttccgaaaaatcagcccctga
- the MMP11 gene encoding stromelysin-3 isoform X5, which yields MKGWARHLAGPGLGWAEQPLPEIRPRSPGAQDFPLITLFLLVSPVGSVMSPFTKDTHRHQPVRRGPQRWHAALPGSLAPASATQEYSWPKSGPRRPRCGVPDPPDEPSTRNRQKRFVLSGGRWEKTDLTYRILRFPWQLVQEQVRQTVAEALQVWSKVTPLTFTEVHEGRADIMIDFTRYWHGDNLPFDGPGGILAHAFFPKTHREGDVHFDYDETWTVGDNQGTDLLQVAAHEFGHVLGLQHTTAAKALMSPFYTFRYPPSLSPDDRRGIQHLYGQPWSTPASSAPAPGPQAGVDTNDIAPLEPEAPPDACEASFDAASTIRGELFFFKGDFVWRLRGGQLQPGYPALASHHWQGLPSPVDAAFEDAQGHIWFFQGTQYWVYNGEKPVLGPAPLSDLGLVGSPVHAALVWGPEKNKIYFFHGGDYWRFHSSTNRVDSPVPRRATDWRGVPSEIDAAFQDADGYAYFLQGHLYWKFDPVKVKVLEGFPRLVGPDFFGCAKAANTFH from the exons ATGAAGGGGTGGGCACGCCACCTTGCAGGCCCTGGCCTGGGCTGGGCAGAACAGCCTCTGCCGGAAATCAGACCCCGTTCACCAGGTGCCCAGGACTTTCCACTCATTACCTTGTTTCTTCTCGTCAGCCCTGTGGGAAGTGTTATGTCCCCATTTACCAAG GACACCCACCGCCACCAACCTGTGAGAAGGGGACCACAACGCTGGCATGCAGCTCTTCCCGGTAGCCTGGCACCTGCCTCTGCCACCCAGGAGTATTCTTGGCCCAAAAGTGGCCCCAGACGGCCCCGCTGTGGTGTGCCTGATCCACCTGATGAGCCAAGCACCCGCAACCGCCAAAAGCGGTTTGTGCTGTCGGGCGGGCGCTGGGAGAAGACAGACCTCACATACAG GATCCTCCGGTTCCCATGGCAGCTGGTGCAAGAGCAGGTGCGGCAGACGGTGGCCGAGGCCCTGCAGGTGTGGAGCAAGGTGACGCCACTCACCTTCACCGAGGTGCATGAGGGCCGCGCTGACATCATGATCGACTTCACCAG ATATTGGCATGGGGACAACCTGCCGTTTGATGGGCCTGGGGGCATCCTGGCCCATGCCTTCTTCCCTAAGACCCACCGAGAAGGGGACGTCCACTTCGACTATGACGAGACCTGGACAGTTGGGGACAACCAGG GCACAGACCTCCTGCAGGTGGCAGCCCATGAATTTGGCCACGTGCTGGGGCTGCAGCACACAACGGCAGCCAAGGCCCTCATGTCCCCTTTCTATACCTTTCGTTACCCACCGAGTCTCAGCCCAGATGACCGAAGGGGCATCCAGCACCTATATGGCCAGCCCTGGTCAACCCCCGCCTCCAgtgccccagccccaggccctcaGGCTGGCGTGGACACCAACGACATTGCTCCCCTGGAG CCGGAAGCCCCACCAGATGCCTGTGAGGCCTCCTTCGATGCAGCCTCCACCATCCGGGGCGAGCTTTTTTTCTTCAAGGGGGACTTCGTGTGGCGGCTTCGTGGAGGCCAGCTGCAGCCTGGCTACCCCGCACTGGCCTCTCACCACTGGCAGGGGCTGCCCAGCCCCGTGGATGCCGCCTTTGAGGATGCCCAGGGCCACATCTGGTTCTTCCAAG GCACTCAGTACTGGGTGTACAATGGTGAGAAGCCAGTCCTGGGCCCTGCACCCCTCTCTGATCTGGGCCTGGTGGGGTCCCCAGTCCACGCCGCTTTGGTCTGGGGCCCCGAGAAGAATAAGATCTACTTCTTCCATGGTGGGGACTATTGGCGCTTCCACTCCAGCACCAACCGAGTAGACAGCCCTGTGCCCCGCCGGGCCACTGACTGGCGAGGGGTGCCCTCAGAGATCGACGCAGCTTTCCAGGATGCTGATG GCTACGCCTACTTCCTGCAGGGCCACCTCTACTGGAAGTTTGACCCTGTGAAGGTGAAGGTCTTGGAAGGCTTTCCCCGCCTTGTGGGCCCTGACTTCTTTGGCTGTGCCAAGGCTGCTAACACCTTCCACTGA